A window of Corallococcus macrosporus DSM 14697 contains these coding sequences:
- a CDS encoding cupin-like domain-containing protein translates to MQSKQIPVVSSEEFRRLATSNPRVLHENPWIVEDYIKAWPGYEAWQRLEYLESRFGKLSAFAKAPNFITNRKSSLVSVETEFSRYLDYIRQPERARELFAERWMEGDYAQFVAQDLPLYCGTLRIVHKADDPVFAEVEPLVPAPLVPWNHALPYYYSLFNHFWLLVSLPGALTPLHIDNNGTIALIAQLKGRKRATLYSPDDLRHVYNPEVGYMDPEHPDEVDFPTWHQAVKWTGDLEVGQVLFVGTRWAHHVRTLDTSISVSFDFVDQSNLADYAVSTGWAEVFGKRIKSSPEAVRRKLGGSVPPADFDRLAPVELGRRSMAEVLRAALKANDGSELARIRRLYLTRLEQCLDGTDCTAEGPVPSVTQVRGSGLVPVR, encoded by the coding sequence ATGCAGAGCAAGCAGATACCGGTGGTGTCCAGCGAGGAGTTCCGCCGCCTGGCGACGAGCAATCCCAGGGTGCTCCATGAGAACCCATGGATCGTCGAGGACTACATCAAGGCCTGGCCGGGCTACGAAGCCTGGCAGCGCCTGGAGTATCTTGAGTCCCGCTTCGGCAAGCTGAGCGCCTTCGCCAAGGCGCCCAACTTCATCACCAATCGCAAGTCGAGCCTGGTCAGCGTCGAGACGGAGTTCAGCCGCTACCTGGACTACATCCGCCAGCCCGAGCGGGCGCGGGAGCTCTTCGCCGAGCGCTGGATGGAGGGGGATTATGCGCAGTTCGTCGCGCAGGACCTGCCGCTGTATTGCGGCACGTTGAGGATCGTCCACAAGGCGGATGACCCCGTCTTCGCCGAGGTGGAGCCACTGGTGCCTGCGCCACTGGTCCCCTGGAACCACGCGCTGCCCTACTACTACTCGCTGTTCAACCACTTCTGGTTGCTGGTCAGCCTGCCCGGGGCGCTGACGCCGCTGCACATCGACAACAACGGGACCATCGCGTTGATCGCGCAGCTCAAGGGCCGCAAGCGGGCGACGCTGTATTCTCCGGACGACCTTCGCCACGTCTACAATCCCGAGGTCGGCTACATGGACCCCGAGCACCCCGACGAGGTCGACTTTCCGACGTGGCACCAGGCGGTCAAGTGGACCGGCGACCTGGAGGTGGGGCAGGTGCTCTTCGTCGGCACGCGCTGGGCACACCATGTGCGGACGCTGGACACGTCCATCTCGGTCAGCTTCGACTTCGTCGACCAGAGCAACCTGGCGGACTACGCCGTCTCCACGGGGTGGGCGGAGGTGTTCGGCAAGCGCATCAAGTCCAGCCCCGAGGCCGTGCGGCGGAAGCTCGGCGGGAGCGTGCCACCGGCCGACTTCGACCGGCTCGCCCCGGTCGAGCTGGGGCGCCGCAGCATGGCCGAGGTCCTGCGCGCGGCGCTGAAGGCGAACGACGGCTCCGAGCTGGCGCGCATCCGGCGCCTCTACCTCACCCGGCTCGAGCAATGTCTGGATGGGACGGACTGCACCGCCGAAGGCCCGGTTCCCAGCGTCACACAGGTGCGTGGCAGCGGCCTCGTTCCTGTACGATGA
- a CDS encoding arginase family protein → MRLVVSPAMRVEQLDEKFATIYLQLDGTRIRIPIALHKLLLEFETPRGVSAVLGDGRYGAKAGAALESLRAKGFLVGENTHASSRRLLTDAPVRMFDAPAQKLEPSSSDFVVLGVAYDLSDRSAAGAREAPAALREASLQILYGLDRHGGKPLGWYDADRRRPILRGATISDCGDVFITRGEEQAALFGRVDAVLETVTGAGSLPVLIGGDASVAFPAIRRLQARQPIAVVRIAADARERGAVHPSFISPGTLPAHALGLPGVTRYVHLGAIGSVDRALAGLTVLSAPELRDAGGEDALVRCLADCPRVYLSMDIRSLAPPGGSADGAAPSTHFEYAELHRLLCLLGAHCQIVGMDLVGCTPMARCWGVTAMTALHVLLTAMSAAKDR, encoded by the coding sequence TCCTCCTCGAGTTCGAGACGCCTCGCGGCGTGAGCGCCGTCCTCGGCGACGGGCGGTACGGCGCCAAGGCGGGGGCCGCGCTGGAGAGCCTGCGCGCGAAGGGGTTCCTGGTCGGCGAGAACACGCACGCGTCGAGCCGCCGCCTGCTCACGGACGCGCCCGTGCGGATGTTCGACGCGCCCGCCCAGAAGCTGGAGCCCTCGAGTTCGGACTTCGTCGTGCTCGGCGTCGCCTACGATCTCAGCGACCGCTCGGCCGCTGGCGCGCGCGAAGCGCCCGCGGCGCTGCGGGAAGCGTCGCTGCAGATTCTCTACGGATTGGACCGCCACGGCGGCAAGCCGCTGGGCTGGTACGACGCCGACCGCCGCCGCCCCATCCTGCGAGGCGCGACGATCTCCGATTGTGGCGACGTGTTCATCACCCGAGGGGAGGAGCAGGCGGCGTTGTTCGGCCGCGTCGACGCCGTGTTGGAGACGGTGACGGGGGCCGGCAGCCTGCCCGTGCTGATCGGCGGCGATGCGTCCGTGGCCTTTCCGGCCATCCGCCGTCTGCAGGCGCGACAGCCGATCGCGGTCGTCAGGATCGCGGCTGACGCGCGCGAACGTGGCGCCGTCCATCCTTCCTTCATCTCACCGGGCACCTTGCCGGCGCACGCGCTCGGCCTTCCTGGCGTGACGCGCTATGTGCACCTGGGCGCCATCGGCTCGGTGGACCGGGCCCTGGCCGGCCTCACCGTGCTCTCCGCGCCGGAGCTGAGGGACGCGGGCGGCGAGGACGCGTTGGTGCGCTGTCTGGCGGACTGTCCGCGGGTGTACCTGAGCATGGACATCCGCTCGCTCGCGCCGCCGGGAGGGAGCGCCGACGGGGCCGCGCCGAGCACGCATTTCGAATACGCCGAGCTGCACCGGCTGCTTTGCCTGCTCGGCGCCCACTGCCAGATTGTCGGCATGGACCTGGTTGGCTGTACCCCGATGGCGCGCTGCTGGGGCGTCACCGCGATGACGGCCCTGCACGTCCTCTTGACCGCCATGAGCGCGGCGAAAGATCGATGA
- a CDS encoding arginase family protein: MMEWRNEATTSSGEAAPQALFGWPGAVAGAPRARIEVLGVPSDCGNGASSGARFGPEAIRRASQGLRPEVTGVDRGDVEGVHGHDWADVLDRTEQEIGRIVEAGAVPIVLGGDHSISYAAVAALRCHPTLNIVWFDAHTDFCAWSGGRWHDHKQVLRRIAGMGHVGRILQVGHRGITYFDESARSDKMTVLSATAARSAPLESVLATLPEGEPVYISIDVDAIDPRLAPGTGHPVPGGVRGELIEQMARFIASRRRVVGLDVMEVNPLLDHRDTTSALAARLLAGIAPHLAPFPPSE, translated from the coding sequence ATGATGGAATGGCGGAATGAGGCGACGACGAGCTCCGGCGAAGCGGCTCCCCAGGCCCTGTTCGGCTGGCCGGGAGCCGTAGCGGGTGCGCCGCGCGCCCGCATCGAGGTCCTCGGCGTCCCGAGTGATTGCGGAAACGGCGCCTCCTCCGGCGCGCGCTTCGGGCCGGAGGCGATCCGGCGCGCCAGCCAGGGGCTCCGGCCCGAGGTCACTGGCGTTGACCGAGGCGACGTGGAGGGCGTGCATGGCCACGACTGGGCCGACGTCCTCGACAGGACGGAGCAGGAGATCGGGCGGATTGTCGAGGCCGGCGCGGTCCCCATCGTGCTCGGCGGCGACCACTCCATCTCCTACGCGGCGGTGGCCGCGCTGCGCTGCCATCCCACGCTCAACATCGTCTGGTTCGACGCGCACACCGACTTCTGCGCGTGGTCCGGCGGACGGTGGCACGACCACAAGCAGGTCCTGCGGCGCATCGCGGGCATGGGCCACGTCGGCCGCATCCTGCAGGTCGGCCACCGCGGCATCACCTACTTCGATGAGAGCGCCCGCTCCGACAAGATGACCGTGCTTTCGGCGACCGCCGCGCGCAGCGCGCCGCTGGAGAGCGTGTTGGCCACGTTGCCCGAAGGCGAGCCGGTCTACATCTCCATCGACGTCGACGCGATCGACCCGCGCCTGGCGCCGGGGACCGGCCACCCGGTGCCCGGTGGGGTGCGCGGGGAGCTGATTGAGCAGATGGCCCGCTTCATCGCGTCCCGGCGCCGCGTGGTGGGGCTCGACGTCATGGAGGTCAACCCGCTGCTCGACCACCGGGACACCACCAGCGCGCTCGCCGCGAGGCTGCTCGCCGGCATCGCGCCCCACCTCGCCCCGTTTCCTCCTTCCGAATGA
- a CDS encoding ADOP family duplicated permease, whose translation MNSLGVMLEEARQSWRGLLRRPGYFVLAVLTLALGVATVTIAFSLLHQALLKPLPFPKPDRLVTLGIIVEQDQNIAAPRYYPLLKAMRSVESAGILMGWTTNTNIAFGDQAEVVTALRADRGFVETLGLPPALGRNFNTDEDRPNGPEAVILGHEFWRTRLGADASVVGRSLQIEGRAVQVVGVLPEAFRWPERFDLIMSLQPDPVSRDLSTNQIVVARLKPDATVEGAAAETRVVLSAMLADSGGATERQQEYLRKNPPSALPLGTSVFARRSGDTLWLFLGAAACVLVIAAINLASLMLLRALARTHDGAVRAALGATLWRLGLPALAEGALVGLVGAVAGLGLAWVGLRLLGGLVPSEWLRGEAVALDGASLAFALAAGLATAVMAATLGVLRSHHVDLARELSGGGRGGLSRQSGRLGRVLVVAQIAVAVVLLLGAALFMRSLQELESVPMGFQSRSVTTFTLAPVKERYVEAGDAIEQTRRILERLRAFPGVENVGASTNLPTGSQLNYSMVLPDQRTITGQYRLISPGFLETFSIPVLAGRGFDDRDDAGSERVCLVSAGFARAYLDGEPLGKTVTLPMDEGPNIAMRVIGVVGDMRQFGPGEPMPPTLYAPLAQIPPPIWALLREFGPLSYGVRLRSTTVGMNERELRSAILEVAPLQPISNLQPMETIVASTTSAQRLNLLLVGLFAGLALLLASVGLYAVMAVAVASRRHEFGVRAALGAPQSRILRDVLREAGWQIGLGLVIGLALAMAFSRLVQSFLFGISVADPLAVVAVLAVLALAGLAASLVPAVRAARVDPIQALRSE comes from the coding sequence ATGAATTCGCTCGGCGTCATGCTCGAAGAGGCGCGCCAGTCCTGGCGCGGATTGTTGCGGCGCCCCGGATACTTTGTCCTCGCGGTCCTGACGCTGGCGCTGGGTGTCGCCACGGTCACCATCGCGTTCTCGCTGCTCCACCAGGCGCTGCTGAAGCCGTTGCCGTTCCCGAAGCCTGACCGGCTGGTCACGCTCGGCATCATCGTCGAGCAGGACCAGAACATCGCCGCGCCGCGGTACTACCCGCTGCTCAAGGCGATGCGAAGCGTGGAGTCGGCCGGAATCCTGATGGGCTGGACGACCAACACGAACATCGCCTTCGGCGACCAGGCCGAGGTGGTGACGGCGCTGCGGGCCGATAGAGGCTTCGTCGAGACCCTGGGGCTGCCCCCCGCGCTCGGGCGCAACTTCAACACCGACGAGGATCGGCCCAACGGGCCGGAGGCGGTCATCCTCGGTCACGAATTCTGGCGCACCCGCCTCGGCGCGGATGCGTCGGTCGTGGGGCGGAGTCTGCAGATCGAGGGCCGGGCCGTTCAGGTCGTCGGCGTGCTCCCCGAGGCGTTCCGTTGGCCGGAGCGCTTCGACCTCATCATGTCGCTCCAGCCGGACCCGGTGAGCCGCGACCTCTCCACGAACCAGATCGTCGTGGCGAGGCTCAAGCCGGACGCCACGGTCGAGGGCGCGGCCGCGGAGACGCGCGTCGTGCTGAGCGCCATGCTGGCGGACAGCGGGGGCGCGACGGAGCGTCAGCAGGAGTATCTGCGGAAGAACCCGCCGTCGGCGCTGCCGCTCGGGACGAGCGTGTTCGCGCGCCGCTCCGGCGACACGCTCTGGCTGTTCCTGGGGGCGGCCGCGTGCGTGCTGGTGATCGCGGCCATCAACCTCGCCAGCCTGATGCTGCTGCGCGCCCTGGCGCGAACCCACGACGGCGCGGTGCGCGCCGCGCTGGGGGCCACCCTGTGGCGCCTGGGCTTGCCGGCGTTGGCGGAGGGCGCGCTGGTGGGGTTGGTGGGCGCCGTCGCCGGCCTGGGCCTCGCGTGGGTGGGCCTGCGGCTCCTGGGTGGGCTGGTGCCTTCCGAGTGGCTGCGCGGCGAGGCCGTCGCGCTGGATGGCGCCAGCCTGGCGTTCGCGCTCGCGGCGGGGCTGGCGACGGCGGTGATGGCGGCGACGCTGGGCGTCCTCCGGAGCCATCACGTCGATCTGGCGCGCGAGCTGAGCGGTGGCGGCCGTGGCGGCTTGAGCCGCCAGAGCGGCCGTCTGGGGCGCGTGCTGGTGGTCGCGCAGATCGCGGTGGCCGTGGTGCTGCTGCTGGGCGCGGCGCTGTTCATGCGCAGCCTGCAGGAGCTCGAGTCCGTGCCGATGGGCTTTCAGAGCCGCTCGGTCACCACGTTCACCCTGGCGCCGGTGAAGGAGCGGTACGTCGAGGCAGGCGATGCCATCGAGCAGACCCGCCGCATCCTCGAGCGGCTGCGGGCCTTCCCCGGGGTCGAGAACGTCGGCGCTTCGACCAACCTGCCGACGGGCTCCCAGCTCAACTACAGCATGGTGCTCCCCGACCAGCGCACCATCACCGGACAATACCGGCTCATCAGCCCAGGCTTCCTGGAGACCTTCAGCATCCCCGTGCTCGCCGGGCGCGGCTTCGACGACCGCGACGACGCGGGGAGCGAGCGGGTGTGTCTGGTCAGCGCCGGCTTCGCCCGCGCCTACCTGGACGGGGAGCCGCTGGGGAAGACGGTGACGCTCCCCATGGACGAAGGGCCGAACATCGCGATGCGGGTGATTGGCGTGGTCGGTGACATGCGCCAGTTCGGTCCCGGCGAGCCGATGCCGCCGACGCTCTACGCGCCCCTGGCGCAGATTCCACCGCCCATCTGGGCACTGCTGCGCGAGTTCGGACCCCTCAGCTATGGGGTCAGGTTGCGCTCCACGACGGTGGGGATGAACGAGCGGGAGCTGCGCAGCGCCATCCTGGAGGTCGCGCCCCTGCAGCCAATCTCCAACCTCCAGCCCATGGAGACCATCGTCGCGTCGACCACGAGCGCGCAGCGGCTGAATCTGTTGCTGGTGGGGCTGTTCGCCGGACTGGCCCTCTTGCTGGCGTCGGTCGGGTTGTACGCGGTGATGGCGGTGGCGGTCGCGTCGCGCCGGCACGAGTTCGGCGTGCGCGCCGCGCTGGGGGCGCCTCAGTCGCGAATTTTGCGGGACGTGCTCCGCGAGGCGGGCTGGCAGATCGGCTTGGGGCTGGTGATCGGCCTCGCGCTCGCGATGGCCTTCTCACGCCTCGTGCAGAGCTTCCTCTTCGGCATCAGCGTGGCCGATCCGCTGGCGGTCGTGGCGGTGCTGGCGGTGCTCGCCCTGGCTGGCCTCGCCGCCAGCCTGGTGCCGGCGGTTCGCGCGGCGCGAGTCGACCCGATACAGGCGCTGCGGAGCGAGTAG